In Drosophila simulans strain w501 chromosome 3R, Prin_Dsim_3.1, whole genome shotgun sequence, a single window of DNA contains:
- the LOC6729888 gene encoding uncharacterized protein LOC6729888 — MSFPFRFVNFVLQLLTAVLEVVALGLLIRILSTHCVLGEEYGISVWMYTFILPAIACQSVVLVIFRLCCTTVGLDPIAMTFNFASGFLCLGSALTLLVSMVDHCGNEFAFIFYMSSAFGVIAGVLHLLNACVCNVYIPSGEWSYMKPSKRARKNELKNPRRRS, encoded by the exons ATGAGCTTCCCCTTTCGTTTTGTGAACTTTGTGCTGCAGTTGCTAACGGCG GTCCTGGAGGTTGTGGCCCTGGGTCTGCTCATCCGGATCCTATCCACGCACTGCGTCCTGGGCGAAGAGTACGGCATATCGGTGTGGATGTACACCTTCATCCTGCCCGCCATCGCCTGTCAGAGCGTGGTGCTCGTCATATTCCGGCTGTGCTGCACCACCGTGGGCCTCGATCCAATT GCGATGACGTTTAATTTCGCCAGCGGCTTCCTGTGCCTAGGAAGCGCACTTACCCTCCTGGTGTCCATGGTCGATCACTGCGGCAACGAGTTCGCATTCATATTCTATATGTCGAGCGCCTTTGGCGTAATCGCTGGGGTCCTGCATTTGCTGAATGCCTGCGTGTGCAACGTTTACATTCCCAGCGGCGAATG GTCTTATATGAAACCTTCGAAGAGGGCAAGGAAAAATGAGCTGAAAAATCCTAGACGCAGAAGCTAG